In Arthrobacter sp. B3I4, the following proteins share a genomic window:
- a CDS encoding acyl-CoA carboxylase subunit beta has protein sequence MSHDLTTTAGKIADFRDRQARAEQPSGPEAIEKQHARGKNTARERIDLLLDAGSFVEFDALAVHRSTAFGMEKKKPLGDGLVSGYGTVDGRPVAVYSQDFSVYGGSLSQVNGEKIVKVQEFALRNGCPVVGILDGGGARIQEGVASLAMFADIFRNNVHASGVVPQISLIMGPSAGGAAYSPALTDYVVMVDKTSHMFITGPDVIKTVTGEDVDMETLGGARQHNANTGTSTYLAADEADAVEFVRELLDFLPSNNLAEAPVLEHSQQPDLDDDDLALDTLIPDSANQPYDMRKVIEQIVDDAHFLEMQSLYAPNVIIGYGRVEGHTVGIVANQPMQFAGTLDIAASEKAARFVRHCDSFNIPIITLVDVPGFLPGKDQEFQGIIRRGAKLLYAYAEATVPKLTVITRKAYGGAYIVMGSKKLGADLNLAWPTAQIGVMGAQGAVNILYRRELAAVAAEGGDVEAKRADVIRQYEEELLNPYQAAQLGYVDAVIAPSETRLQIVKGLRALRDKRASLPAKKHGNIPL, from the coding sequence ATGAGCCACGATCTGACCACGACCGCGGGCAAGATTGCCGATTTCCGCGACCGCCAGGCCCGTGCCGAGCAGCCCTCCGGCCCGGAAGCGATCGAGAAGCAACACGCCCGCGGCAAGAACACGGCCCGCGAGCGCATCGACCTGCTCCTCGATGCCGGGTCCTTCGTGGAGTTCGACGCCCTCGCCGTGCACCGGTCCACCGCGTTCGGCATGGAGAAGAAGAAGCCGCTGGGCGACGGCCTGGTCTCCGGCTACGGCACCGTGGACGGCCGCCCCGTGGCGGTGTACAGCCAGGACTTCTCCGTCTACGGCGGCTCGCTGAGCCAGGTCAACGGCGAGAAAATCGTCAAGGTCCAGGAGTTCGCGCTGCGCAACGGCTGCCCCGTGGTCGGCATCCTCGACGGCGGCGGCGCCCGCATCCAGGAAGGTGTTGCCTCGCTGGCCATGTTCGCGGACATCTTCCGCAACAACGTGCACGCGTCAGGCGTCGTCCCGCAGATCTCGCTCATCATGGGCCCCTCCGCCGGCGGCGCGGCCTACTCCCCCGCCCTGACCGATTACGTCGTCATGGTGGACAAGACCTCGCACATGTTCATCACCGGCCCGGACGTGATCAAGACCGTCACCGGCGAGGACGTGGACATGGAAACCCTCGGCGGGGCCCGCCAGCACAACGCAAACACCGGAACCTCCACCTACCTGGCCGCGGACGAGGCGGACGCCGTCGAGTTCGTCCGCGAACTGCTGGACTTCCTGCCCTCCAACAACCTCGCCGAGGCACCCGTGCTGGAGCACAGCCAGCAGCCGGACCTCGACGACGATGACCTGGCCCTCGACACGCTCATCCCGGATTCGGCCAACCAGCCCTATGACATGCGCAAGGTGATCGAGCAGATCGTCGACGACGCGCACTTCCTGGAGATGCAGTCGCTGTACGCGCCGAACGTGATCATCGGCTACGGCCGGGTCGAGGGCCACACCGTGGGCATTGTGGCCAACCAGCCGATGCAGTTCGCCGGCACCCTGGACATCGCCGCGTCGGAAAAGGCGGCCCGCTTCGTCCGGCACTGCGACTCTTTCAACATCCCGATCATCACGCTGGTGGACGTGCCGGGCTTCCTGCCGGGCAAGGACCAGGAGTTCCAGGGCATCATCCGCCGTGGAGCTAAGCTGCTGTACGCCTACGCGGAGGCCACCGTGCCGAAGCTGACCGTGATCACCCGCAAGGCCTACGGCGGCGCGTACATCGTGATGGGCTCGAAGAAGCTCGGCGCCGACCTCAACCTCGCCTGGCCCACGGCGCAGATCGGCGTGATGGGCGCGCAGGGCGCGGTCAACATCCTGTACCGCCGCGAGCTCGCCGCAGTCGCGGCGGAGGGCGGCGACGTCGAGGCCAAGCGCGCCGACGTGATCCGCCAGTACGAAGAAGAGCTGCTCAACCCGTACCAGGCGGCCCAGCTGGGCTACGTGGACGCGGTCATCGCCCCGTCGGAGACCCGGCTGCAGATCGTCAAGGGCCTGCGCGCGCTGCGGGACAAACGGGCCAGCCTGCCCGCCAAGAAGCACGGGAACATTCCGCTGTGA
- a CDS encoding acyl-CoA carboxylase subunit epsilon: MTAPNEAGTSEAGNGPAAAPAEQPLLAVVKGGPTAEELAALTAVVLSLGADTAAAPVKPGARHWIRRQQLQLAPKPGPGSWKRSRG, translated from the coding sequence GTGACGGCGCCGAACGAGGCCGGAACGAGCGAGGCCGGAAACGGACCTGCTGCCGCGCCGGCGGAGCAGCCGCTGCTCGCCGTCGTCAAAGGCGGGCCGACGGCGGAGGAACTCGCCGCGCTGACCGCCGTCGTACTCTCCCTGGGTGCGGACACGGCCGCGGCACCGGTGAAGCCCGGCGCGAGGCACTGGATCCGGCGCCAGCAGCTGCAGTTGGCACCGAAGCCGGGCCCCGGCTCGTGGAAGCGCAGCCGCGGCTAG
- a CDS encoding DUF885 domain-containing protein translates to MTTETTENTTPSPVPARPKTAIDAVADAYTETLIRLNPSFGTELGLPGHETEYRDFSPAGQEAFAAAARETLAALGGLEPADDVDAVTLDAMRERLGLQLEIHDSGWDLAELNNIASASQDIRAIFDLMPTDTTEHWEHIAGRAHNVPEALDGYITSLRAAKEDGKVAAARQVKIVIEQATKHAAEDGFFAKLAADAKTTEGPLPEDVQAKLDAGAAAARRAYSRLAGFLEAELLPVAPEKDAVGRERYALASRSFLGAAVDLEETYAWGVQELDRLIAEQERVAGQIRPGATIEEAKEILNNDPSRQLKGTDALRAWMQQLSDKAVADLAGVHFDIPDVMKTLECKIAPTQEGGIYYTGPSDDFSRPGRMWWSVPPGEDTFTTWAETTTVYHEGVPGHHLQVATATYRRELLNKWRRNVCWTSGHGEGWALYAEKLMQELGYLKDPGDHMGMLDMQRMRAARVVFDIGVHLELEVPERWGSGTWTPETGYTFLRKNLPISEGQLKFEFTRYLGWPGQAPSYKVGQRLWEQIRAELETRPDFDLKAFHTKALNMGSVGLDTLKRALLS, encoded by the coding sequence GTGACTACCGAAACCACTGAAAACACCACGCCCAGCCCCGTTCCCGCGCGCCCGAAGACCGCCATCGACGCCGTCGCCGACGCCTACACGGAAACCCTCATCCGGCTTAACCCGAGCTTCGGCACGGAACTTGGCCTGCCCGGCCACGAAACCGAATACCGGGACTTCTCGCCCGCCGGACAGGAGGCCTTTGCCGCCGCGGCCCGCGAAACCCTCGCCGCCCTGGGCGGGCTGGAGCCGGCCGACGACGTCGACGCCGTCACCCTGGACGCCATGCGCGAGCGCCTGGGCCTGCAGCTGGAGATTCATGACTCCGGCTGGGACCTTGCGGAGTTGAACAACATCGCCTCCGCTTCGCAGGACATCCGCGCCATCTTTGACCTCATGCCCACGGACACCACGGAGCACTGGGAGCACATCGCGGGACGTGCGCACAACGTCCCGGAGGCCCTCGACGGCTACATCACCTCCCTGCGCGCAGCTAAGGAGGACGGCAAAGTCGCCGCCGCGCGCCAGGTGAAGATCGTGATCGAACAGGCCACCAAGCACGCCGCCGAGGACGGCTTCTTCGCCAAGCTCGCCGCCGACGCCAAGACAACCGAAGGCCCGCTGCCCGAGGACGTGCAGGCCAAGCTCGACGCCGGCGCTGCCGCCGCCCGGCGCGCCTACTCCCGGCTGGCCGGCTTCCTCGAAGCCGAGCTCCTCCCGGTCGCACCGGAGAAGGACGCCGTCGGCCGCGAGCGGTACGCCCTGGCCTCCCGCTCCTTCCTCGGCGCAGCCGTTGACCTGGAGGAAACCTACGCCTGGGGCGTGCAGGAACTGGACCGCCTGATCGCCGAGCAGGAGCGCGTGGCCGGGCAAATCCGCCCGGGCGCGACCATCGAAGAGGCCAAGGAGATCCTGAACAACGACCCGTCCCGGCAGCTCAAGGGCACCGATGCCCTCCGCGCCTGGATGCAGCAGCTGTCCGACAAGGCCGTGGCCGACCTTGCCGGCGTTCACTTCGACATCCCGGATGTCATGAAGACCCTCGAGTGCAAGATCGCCCCCACCCAGGAAGGCGGCATCTACTACACCGGCCCCTCGGACGACTTCAGCCGCCCGGGCCGCATGTGGTGGTCCGTGCCGCCGGGTGAGGACACGTTCACCACCTGGGCCGAGACCACCACGGTCTACCACGAGGGCGTCCCCGGCCACCACCTCCAGGTCGCCACGGCCACCTACCGCCGCGAACTGCTGAACAAGTGGCGCAGGAACGTCTGCTGGACCTCCGGGCACGGCGAAGGATGGGCGCTGTACGCGGAGAAGCTGATGCAGGAACTGGGCTACCTCAAGGACCCGGGCGACCACATGGGCATGCTCGACATGCAGCGGATGCGCGCGGCCCGCGTGGTGTTCGACATCGGCGTGCACCTCGAACTGGAAGTGCCCGAGCGTTGGGGGTCGGGCACCTGGACCCCGGAGACCGGCTACACCTTCCTGAGGAAGAACCTGCCGATCAGCGAGGGCCAGCTCAAGTTCGAGTTCACCCGCTACCTCGGGTGGCCGGGACAGGCGCCGTCGTACAAGGTGGGCCAGCGGCTCTGGGAGCAGATCCGTGCGGAGCTGGAAACCCGGCCGGACTTCGACCTGAAGGCCTTCCACACCAAGGCGCTCAATATGGGCTCGGTCGGCTTGGACACGCTGAAGCGCGCGCTGCTCAGCTAG
- a CDS encoding VOC family protein, with the protein MAIARIPVVVLDCPDPKILAEFYAALLDWKVEQDDEDWCSIRADYGDSLSFQKVESFTPPQWPGQEVPQQMHLDVTVDDLDEAEAAVLELGATKHEHQPGTTFRVFLDPAGHPFCLCLS; encoded by the coding sequence ATGGCTATCGCACGCATACCGGTTGTGGTTCTCGACTGTCCCGACCCCAAGATCCTGGCAGAGTTCTACGCCGCCCTGCTCGACTGGAAGGTCGAGCAGGACGACGAGGACTGGTGCTCCATCCGGGCTGACTACGGGGATTCGTTGAGCTTCCAGAAAGTCGAGTCCTTCACGCCCCCGCAATGGCCGGGCCAGGAAGTACCGCAGCAGATGCACCTCGACGTCACGGTCGACGACCTCGACGAGGCCGAGGCGGCAGTGCTGGAACTCGGTGCGACCAAGCACGAGCACCAGCCGGGGACAACCTTCCGCGTCTTCCTCGACCCGGCCGGCCACCCCTTCTGCCTCTGCCTCAGCTGA
- a CDS encoding dicarboxylate/amino acid:cation symporter, producing MSTQTSTPATAGKPGFQLPKWAGSFGFQIIAALIVGLGLGLLAKYTGSTKTNPNALGATLQTIGSSYVSLLQTAVVPLIFTAVVSSISNLRAVANAARLAWNTLLWFAITSLIAVLIGMGLGVLLQPGAGTGITQQAKYAGKSGDWWAFLTGLFPKNFLGLGASTTVTDGVATTAVSFNVLQILVIAIAVGIAALKVGKAAEPFLNLNASALAVIQKVLWWIIRIAPLGTIGLIGNAVAVYGWDTIGSLGKFTFAIYVGLALVLFVVYPVLVRSHGLSVKQYFSGVWPAVQLAFVSRSSVGTLPLTQRVTERSLGVPRAYASFAVPLGATTKMDGCAAIYPAVSAIFVAQFFGIQLDFTQYLLIALVSVLGSAATAGTTGAVVMLTLTLSTLGLPLAGVGLLLAIDPILDMGRTAVNVAGQALVPTIVAKRQGILDEALYNAPRNGDPFSDDTVITADDVDASAAADTRGAGSDAFEGGKLAGTRA from the coding sequence GTGAGCACTCAGACAAGCACCCCCGCCACCGCAGGAAAGCCCGGTTTCCAGCTGCCCAAATGGGCCGGCTCTTTTGGCTTCCAGATCATCGCCGCCCTCATCGTGGGCCTCGGCCTTGGCCTGCTGGCCAAGTACACGGGCAGCACGAAGACGAACCCCAACGCCCTCGGCGCCACGCTACAGACCATCGGCTCGAGCTACGTCTCGTTGCTGCAGACCGCCGTCGTGCCGCTGATCTTTACCGCCGTCGTCAGCTCCATCTCCAACCTTCGCGCCGTGGCCAACGCGGCCCGGCTGGCGTGGAACACCCTGCTCTGGTTTGCCATCACCTCGCTGATTGCCGTGCTGATCGGCATGGGCCTGGGCGTGCTGCTGCAGCCCGGCGCGGGCACCGGCATCACCCAGCAGGCCAAGTACGCCGGTAAATCCGGTGACTGGTGGGCCTTCCTGACCGGCCTGTTCCCGAAGAACTTCCTGGGCCTTGGCGCAAGCACCACCGTCACCGACGGCGTCGCCACCACCGCGGTGAGCTTCAATGTCCTGCAAATCCTGGTAATCGCGATCGCCGTCGGCATCGCCGCCCTCAAGGTAGGCAAGGCCGCAGAGCCGTTCCTGAACCTCAACGCGTCCGCCCTCGCCGTGATCCAGAAGGTCCTCTGGTGGATCATCCGGATCGCCCCGCTGGGCACCATCGGCCTGATCGGCAACGCCGTCGCCGTCTACGGCTGGGACACCATCGGCTCGCTCGGCAAGTTCACCTTCGCCATCTACGTCGGCCTGGCCCTGGTGCTGTTCGTGGTCTACCCCGTCCTGGTCCGCAGCCACGGCCTGTCCGTCAAGCAGTACTTCTCCGGTGTCTGGCCGGCCGTGCAGCTGGCCTTCGTGTCCCGTTCGTCGGTGGGAACGCTGCCGCTGACCCAGCGCGTGACCGAACGCTCCCTCGGCGTCCCCCGGGCCTACGCTTCCTTCGCCGTGCCGCTGGGCGCGACCACCAAGATGGACGGCTGCGCCGCCATTTACCCGGCGGTCTCCGCCATCTTCGTGGCCCAGTTCTTCGGCATCCAGCTGGACTTCACCCAGTACCTGCTCATCGCCCTGGTCTCCGTCCTGGGTTCGGCCGCAACCGCCGGCACCACGGGCGCCGTCGTGATGCTGACCCTGACCCTCTCCACCCTGGGACTGCCGCTGGCCGGCGTCGGGCTGTTGCTCGCCATCGACCCGATCCTCGACATGGGCCGCACCGCGGTCAACGTCGCCGGACAGGCCCTGGTCCCCACGATCGTGGCCAAGCGCCAGGGCATCCTGGACGAGGCGCTCTACAACGCTCCGCGCAACGGTGATCCGTTCAGCGACGACACCGTCATCACCGCCGACGACGTCGACGCCTCCGCTGCCGCTGATACCCGCGGCGCTGGGTCCGATGCCTTCGAGGGCGGCAAGCTCGCCGGCACACGGGCCTAG
- a CDS encoding TetR/AcrR family transcriptional regulator, giving the protein MPTPPPSGPEAETAAPSRRELNKAATRQAITEAALGLLRSSGPGNFTVEDIAEEASISRRTFFNYFSSTEAVIASVTHGFLDTALQQFRLRPADEPILESARAALVELADPMTVAPLAELYSLGQSNPQLNRSELEAWDHCTAEIIDAARVRFAQAAGIEIDELYLRALAGSVISCGKAAMDVWFARCGGALTPDSLSTLRQLLIDSMSLLGSGFASPAAAPAADPTAAPSPDRS; this is encoded by the coding sequence ATGCCCACTCCTCCCCCTTCCGGCCCGGAAGCCGAAACTGCAGCCCCGTCGCGCCGCGAGCTGAACAAAGCGGCCACCCGCCAGGCCATCACCGAGGCAGCCCTGGGCCTGCTCCGCAGCAGCGGGCCGGGCAACTTCACGGTGGAAGATATCGCGGAGGAGGCCAGCATCTCCCGGCGGACCTTCTTCAACTACTTCAGCAGCACGGAGGCAGTGATCGCGTCGGTGACCCACGGGTTCCTGGACACGGCGCTCCAGCAGTTCCGCCTCCGCCCGGCCGACGAACCGATCCTGGAATCTGCCCGAGCTGCCCTGGTTGAACTCGCGGATCCGATGACCGTGGCCCCGCTGGCAGAGCTTTACAGCCTGGGCCAGTCGAACCCGCAGTTGAACCGGTCCGAACTGGAAGCCTGGGACCACTGCACCGCCGAGATCATCGACGCCGCCCGGGTCCGCTTCGCGCAGGCGGCTGGTATCGAGATCGACGAACTCTACCTCCGGGCCCTGGCCGGCTCGGTCATCTCCTGCGGCAAGGCCGCCATGGATGTGTGGTTCGCCCGCTGCGGCGGCGCCCTCACCCCCGATTCGCTTTCCACCCTCCGCCAGCTCCTGATCGACTCCATGAGCCTGCTCGGCTCCGGATTCGCTTCCCCGGCAGCCGCTCCGGCTGCCGACCCCACCGCCGCCCCTTCCCCAGATCGGTCCTGA
- a CDS encoding MMPL family transporter: MALLLYRLGKFSYRHRWLVISLWLAVMVAVGGAAAAFHGTLSNNFQIPGTETQQMADKLKKDLPASSGGSASVVFEANDAQFSQAGKEAVSAALAKLKTIPDVQGTVDPFATQAQLDKAGTDLAAGEQQAAAGKAQLDKAAADLAAGKAQLEAAEAQMTAAGLPGAAIEAQLGQQKAALAAGQAKLDAGTKDLEAGNAKLALGKRQLEASQGLRFVSEDGKAAIAQVQFKTSINGLKPEVRQEVQEIVKEVSAANVTALPSKEISEDISELFGAAEIIGIAVAALVLVLMLGTLVAAGLPLLMAIVGVAVGVGGTFALSGAVDMSSISPMLALMLGLAVGIDYSLFIVNRHRGQLLAGMDPEESVALATGTSGNAVLFAGLTVIIALAALVVPGLPFLTVMGLSAAATVAVAVAVALTLTPAVLSLVGRKLISKRAWKKAEQHNAAPGHTNEDLARDEYRSSHGWGGVVTRHPWLALLAGVVLLGVVALPASQLRLALPDASSEPVASQAFQAYDVTKRSFGEGMTGPIIVVGDMPEGLDAAEAQAKQFDVADILRKTDNVAAAVPLALSEDRRTAVFQVLPKEGPASASTVGVVSDLRAEKSQIKDSTGVSIGLTGQTAGNVDVSSKLGDALPPYLAIVVGLSLILLLLVFRSIVVPLLATGGFLLSLAAAFGAVVAVYQWGWLGAVFGVENPGAVLSFLPIILIGVLFGLAMDYQVFITSGMRESYMHGETARHAVRSGFSHAAAVVTAAAIIMVSVFSGFIFSHLNMVRPLGFAMAFGVLVDAFVVRMTIVPAVMYLLGSKAWWLPRWLDRLLPDVDVEGVKLRELDGGAGVASTDARGHDDGDIHAGDAKRGATAIR, from the coding sequence ATGGCACTACTGCTCTACCGCCTCGGCAAGTTCTCCTACCGGCACCGCTGGCTCGTCATCTCGCTGTGGCTGGCCGTCATGGTGGCGGTCGGCGGCGCCGCCGCCGCCTTCCACGGCACCTTGTCCAACAACTTCCAGATCCCCGGCACCGAAACCCAGCAGATGGCGGACAAGCTCAAGAAGGACCTCCCGGCGTCGTCCGGCGGCTCCGCGAGCGTTGTCTTCGAAGCCAATGACGCGCAGTTCAGCCAGGCCGGCAAGGAGGCCGTCTCCGCGGCCCTGGCCAAACTGAAGACGATCCCGGACGTGCAGGGAACCGTGGATCCCTTCGCCACCCAGGCGCAGCTGGATAAGGCCGGCACTGACCTGGCCGCCGGCGAACAGCAGGCCGCCGCGGGCAAGGCACAGTTGGACAAAGCTGCCGCCGATCTCGCCGCCGGCAAGGCCCAGCTGGAGGCCGCCGAGGCTCAGATGACCGCAGCCGGGCTGCCCGGCGCGGCGATCGAGGCTCAGCTCGGCCAGCAGAAAGCCGCCCTCGCGGCCGGGCAGGCCAAGCTCGACGCCGGCACCAAGGACCTCGAGGCCGGCAACGCCAAGCTCGCCCTCGGCAAGCGGCAGCTGGAAGCCTCGCAAGGCCTGCGGTTCGTTTCCGAGGACGGCAAAGCCGCCATCGCCCAGGTCCAGTTCAAGACCTCCATCAACGGTTTGAAGCCTGAGGTACGGCAGGAAGTTCAGGAGATCGTCAAAGAGGTCTCCGCCGCCAACGTCACCGCCCTGCCCAGCAAAGAGATCAGCGAAGACATCTCCGAGCTCTTCGGCGCCGCGGAAATCATCGGCATCGCCGTCGCCGCCCTCGTGCTGGTGCTCATGCTCGGCACCCTGGTCGCCGCCGGGCTTCCCCTGCTGATGGCCATCGTCGGCGTCGCCGTGGGCGTCGGCGGCACCTTCGCCCTTAGCGGCGCCGTGGACATGAGCTCCATCTCCCCGATGCTTGCCCTCATGCTCGGCCTCGCGGTCGGAATCGATTACTCCCTGTTCATCGTCAACCGGCACCGCGGGCAGCTGCTTGCCGGAATGGACCCCGAGGAGTCCGTGGCGCTGGCTACCGGCACCTCCGGCAACGCCGTGCTCTTCGCCGGGCTGACGGTCATCATCGCCCTCGCCGCCCTCGTGGTGCCGGGGCTGCCGTTCCTGACCGTCATGGGCCTCTCCGCCGCCGCCACGGTGGCCGTCGCCGTCGCGGTGGCCTTGACTCTCACGCCGGCCGTGCTGTCCCTGGTGGGCCGCAAGCTGATCTCCAAGCGGGCCTGGAAGAAGGCGGAGCAGCACAACGCCGCGCCCGGCCACACTAACGAGGACCTCGCCAGGGACGAATACCGCAGCAGCCACGGCTGGGGCGGGGTCGTCACCCGGCACCCGTGGCTGGCACTGCTGGCCGGCGTGGTGCTGCTCGGCGTGGTGGCACTGCCCGCCAGCCAGCTCCGGCTCGCCCTGCCGGACGCCAGCTCCGAGCCGGTTGCCTCGCAGGCCTTCCAGGCCTACGACGTCACCAAGCGCAGCTTTGGCGAGGGCATGACCGGGCCGATCATCGTCGTCGGCGACATGCCCGAGGGCCTCGACGCCGCCGAGGCACAGGCCAAGCAGTTCGACGTCGCGGACATCCTGCGCAAGACGGACAACGTTGCCGCCGCTGTCCCGCTGGCCCTCAGCGAGGACCGCCGCACCGCTGTCTTCCAGGTCCTGCCCAAGGAGGGTCCGGCCAGCGCCAGCACCGTTGGGGTGGTGTCGGACCTGCGCGCGGAGAAGTCGCAGATCAAGGACTCCACCGGCGTCAGCATCGGCCTCACCGGGCAGACCGCGGGCAACGTGGACGTCTCCAGCAAGCTCGGCGACGCCCTCCCGCCGTACCTGGCGATCGTCGTCGGGCTGTCGCTGATCCTGCTGCTGCTGGTGTTCCGCTCCATCGTGGTCCCGCTGCTGGCGACCGGCGGCTTCCTGCTCTCGCTCGCGGCCGCGTTCGGCGCCGTGGTGGCGGTGTACCAGTGGGGCTGGCTGGGCGCGGTCTTCGGCGTCGAGAACCCGGGCGCGGTGCTCAGCTTCCTGCCGATCATCCTGATCGGTGTGCTGTTCGGCCTGGCGATGGACTACCAGGTGTTCATCACCTCCGGCATGCGCGAGTCCTACATGCACGGCGAAACCGCCAGGCACGCGGTCCGGTCCGGCTTCAGCCACGCCGCCGCCGTCGTCACCGCAGCCGCGATCATCATGGTCAGCGTGTTCTCCGGCTTCATCTTCTCGCACCTGAACATGGTCCGGCCGCTGGGCTTCGCGATGGCATTCGGGGTACTGGTGGACGCCTTCGTGGTGCGCATGACCATCGTTCCGGCCGTGATGTACCTGCTCGGCAGCAAGGCGTGGTGGCTGCCGCGCTGGCTGGACCGCCTCCTGCCGGACGTCGACGTCGAGGGCGTCAAGTTGCGCGAGCTGGACGGCGGCGCCGGGGTTGCCAGCACTGACGCGCGCGGACACGACGACGGCGACATTCACGCGGGCGACGCGAAGCGTGGTGCGACAGCCATCCGCTAA
- a CDS encoding nucleoside triphosphate pyrophosphatase: protein MTRLILASQSPARTKLLSNAGIAHEVLVSDVDEDAVQARYGVTDPHDTALLLARAKAEAIASLPEAEGALVIGCDSVFEFDGEAHGKPYTTDVAKERMLRMSGSMGVLHTGHWLVDCRNTEPHGAAGNAAGSGATLGSVNSAEVHFQEMSEDEIDTYIATGEPLQCAGSFTIDGYGGAFIRKVDGDPHTVVGLSISTLRSLLAQAKVGITELWTGGAADPADIRAE, encoded by the coding sequence GTGACCCGCCTGATTCTTGCCTCCCAGTCCCCCGCCCGCACCAAGCTGCTCAGCAACGCCGGCATCGCCCACGAAGTCCTCGTCTCCGACGTCGATGAAGATGCCGTACAGGCGCGTTACGGCGTGACCGACCCGCACGACACCGCCCTGCTGCTGGCGCGCGCCAAGGCCGAGGCGATCGCGTCGCTGCCGGAGGCCGAGGGCGCCTTGGTGATCGGCTGCGATTCGGTCTTTGAGTTCGACGGCGAGGCGCACGGCAAGCCCTACACGACCGACGTCGCCAAGGAACGGATGCTGCGGATGAGCGGCAGCATGGGGGTGTTGCACACCGGCCACTGGCTCGTCGATTGCCGCAACACCGAACCCCACGGCGCCGCCGGCAACGCTGCAGGCTCCGGCGCCACGCTAGGCTCAGTGAACTCTGCGGAAGTGCATTTTCAGGAGATGAGCGAAGACGAGATCGACACCTACATCGCCACCGGCGAACCGCTTCAGTGCGCCGGCTCGTTCACCATCGACGGCTATGGCGGGGCCTTCATCCGCAAGGTCGACGGCGACCCGCACACCGTCGTCGGGCTCTCCATCTCCACCCTCCGCAGCCTCCTGGCCCAGGCCAAGGTCGGCATCACCGAGCTATGGACCGGCGGCGCCGCCGACCCGGCCGACATCCGCGCCGAGTGA